A section of the Deinococcus taeanensis genome encodes:
- a CDS encoding YifB family Mg chelatase-like AAA ATPase, producing MLARARSVALIGVDAVPVEVEVDVSPGLPAFTVVGLPDQAVSEARERVRAAVRNAGLPFPAARITVNLAPADLRKEGPLYDLPIALGLLAAQDHLPAAALSGTVVAGELALDGSLRPIAGAVNLALLASELRADVLLPAGNAAEAALIDGTRAFGAATLLDAVRHLSGQLLLSPTPPPTPDELDEETLLDLADLKGQSGARRALEVALAGGHNLLLVGSPGSGKTMLARRAPGLLPPLTRAEALEVTRIHSAAGLLATRGRLNLNAPYRAPHHTVSDAGLIGGGGVPRPGEVSLAHRGILFMDEFPEFSRKALETLRQPLEDGHVTISRARATVQYPARFQLIAAMNPCPCGHHGDPEKACACTPAERTRYAARLSGPLLDRVDLLVRVPRLTVDELTRAPEPEGSAPVRARIQSARARMLARQGARNADLTGQALRRAAPLAPGPEAFVRAAARQLGLTGRGFDRVLRVARTVADLAGSDELREAHLAEAVTYRPRDLGAG from the coding sequence ATGCTGGCGCGGGCGCGCAGCGTGGCGCTGATCGGCGTGGACGCCGTTCCGGTCGAGGTGGAAGTCGACGTCTCCCCGGGCCTGCCGGCCTTCACCGTCGTGGGCCTGCCCGATCAGGCGGTCAGTGAAGCGCGCGAACGGGTCCGGGCCGCCGTGAGGAACGCCGGACTGCCGTTCCCGGCGGCCCGCATCACCGTGAACCTTGCCCCAGCCGATCTGCGCAAGGAAGGCCCGCTGTACGACCTGCCTATCGCGCTGGGCCTGCTTGCCGCGCAGGACCACCTGCCGGCCGCAGCGCTGTCCGGCACGGTTGTCGCCGGGGAACTCGCCCTGGACGGCAGCCTGCGGCCCATCGCAGGCGCCGTGAACCTGGCGCTGCTGGCCAGCGAACTGCGCGCCGACGTGCTGCTGCCTGCCGGAAACGCCGCGGAAGCCGCCCTGATTGACGGCACGCGCGCGTTTGGCGCCGCGACCCTGCTGGACGCCGTGCGCCACCTCAGCGGGCAGCTGCTCCTCTCCCCCACTCCGCCTCCCACCCCGGACGAGCTGGATGAGGAAACGCTGCTGGACCTCGCCGACCTGAAAGGCCAGAGCGGCGCCCGGCGCGCCCTGGAGGTGGCGCTGGCGGGCGGGCACAATCTGCTGCTTGTCGGCTCGCCCGGCAGTGGGAAAACCATGCTTGCCCGCCGCGCCCCGGGCCTGCTGCCGCCCCTGACGCGCGCTGAGGCGCTGGAGGTCACGCGCATTCATTCCGCGGCGGGCCTGCTCGCCACGCGCGGCCGCCTGAACCTGAACGCACCGTACCGCGCGCCGCACCACACGGTGTCCGACGCTGGCCTGATCGGTGGCGGGGGCGTGCCCCGCCCAGGAGAGGTGAGCCTGGCGCACCGCGGGATTCTGTTCATGGATGAGTTTCCCGAATTCAGCCGCAAAGCCCTGGAGACGCTGCGCCAGCCGCTGGAAGACGGGCACGTGACCATCAGCCGGGCGCGGGCGACGGTGCAGTACCCGGCGCGCTTTCAGCTGATCGCGGCCATGAATCCATGCCCGTGCGGGCACCATGGGGATCCCGAAAAGGCGTGCGCCTGCACGCCCGCCGAGCGGACGCGGTACGCGGCGCGCCTGAGCGGCCCGCTGCTCGACCGCGTGGACCTGCTGGTGCGCGTACCGCGCCTGACGGTGGATGAACTGACCCGCGCGCCGGAACCTGAGGGGTCCGCGCCGGTCCGCGCGCGCATTCAGAGCGCTCGGGCACGCATGCTGGCGCGCCAGGGCGCGCGCAACGCGGACCTGACCGGGCAGGCGTTGCGGCGGGCCGCGCCCCTCGCGCCGGGGCCGGAGGCGTTCGTGCGGGCCGCGGCGCGGCAGCTGGGTCTCACCGGGCGCGGCTTTGACCGGGTGCTGCGCGTGGCGCGGACCGTGGCGGACCTTGCAGGCAGCGACGAACTGCGCGAGGCGCATCTGGCGGAGGCCGTCACGTACCGCCCGCGTGACCTGGGCGCCGGGTAG
- the rlmB gene encoding 23S rRNA (guanosine(2251)-2'-O)-methyltransferase RlmB, which translates to MLLYGRNPVLEALQDGRVSEVLVARGVEEAFVAQLKATGVRLRFAPRIELDQLAGTTQHQGVLAEVEDLAWASLDDILDLADKREEPLLIVLLDGVTDPRNFGAIIRSAEVLGAHGVVVEERRSAPLSPVVAKTAAGATSYLPVAQTKNLPRLMDALKKDGVWVYGAAGEAAQDVRRVDFSGKVALVIGAEGEGMRRLVREKCDALVSIPVRGRVQSLNASVAAGILLFEATRGRDKA; encoded by the coding sequence ATGTTGCTGTACGGGCGGAATCCGGTGCTGGAAGCGTTGCAGGACGGGCGTGTGTCTGAGGTGCTGGTGGCGCGGGGGGTGGAGGAGGCGTTCGTGGCGCAGCTGAAGGCCACGGGCGTGCGGCTGCGTTTCGCGCCGCGCATCGAGCTGGATCAGCTGGCCGGCACCACGCAGCACCAGGGCGTGCTGGCCGAGGTGGAGGACCTGGCCTGGGCGTCGCTGGATGACATTCTGGACCTCGCGGACAAGCGGGAAGAGCCGCTGCTGATCGTGCTGCTCGACGGCGTGACGGACCCCCGGAATTTCGGGGCGATCATCCGCAGTGCGGAGGTGCTGGGCGCCCACGGCGTCGTGGTCGAGGAGCGCCGCAGCGCCCCGCTGTCGCCGGTCGTGGCGAAAACGGCGGCGGGCGCGACGAGTTACCTGCCGGTCGCGCAGACGAAGAACCTGCCGCGCCTGATGGACGCCCTGAAAAAGGACGGCGTGTGGGTGTACGGCGCGGCAGGAGAGGCGGCGCAGGACGTGCGGCGCGTGGATTTCAGCGGGAAGGTGGCGCTGGTCATTGGCGCGGAGGGTGAAGGCATGCGGCGGCTGGTGCGGGAGAAATGCGACGCTCTGGTGAGCATCCCGGTGCGGGGGCGCGTGCAGAGCCTGAACGCCTCGGTGGCGGCGGGCATCCTGCTGTTCGAGGCGACGCGTGGGCGGGACAAGGCGTGA
- a CDS encoding glutamate ligase domain-containing protein produces the protein MSAASAPDYEWLFTRTRAGRERGPGAAWGLLSALGRPDGAFRSVRVVGTNGKGSTCAMLEAGLIGAGVRTGRFTSPHLNDFEERIRVDGVNLNPARTAAFIDWARAHAGNAAFFDLSLALAAQVFAQDGVQVAVMEAGVGGASDATHALRRVAAVALTNVALDHVGVLGASVAQIARDKAGAAQPGVPLLTTATGEARTVIAEVARAVGAPLLTPQTHPALFRVPRAPRLEGPHQEQNAALAAATLRTLGFGTGVEAALNASHPGRLERFEAQGRTVLVDGAHNPHAALALALAVPRADVLLFGNLMRKDTAATLIPLLAVASARVFTAPGDLATPPAELAAQHGGEAHPDPEVALARALALTPPGGTLLVAGSLYLAGQVRALLRRS, from the coding sequence GTGAGTGCCGCGTCTGCCCCGGACTACGAGTGGTTGTTCACCCGCACCCGTGCGGGCCGTGAGCGTGGGCCCGGCGCGGCGTGGGGGCTGCTGAGCGCACTGGGCCGCCCGGACGGGGCGTTCCGGAGCGTGCGGGTGGTGGGCACCAACGGAAAGGGCAGCACCTGCGCGATGCTGGAAGCCGGACTGATCGGCGCGGGCGTGCGGACCGGGCGCTTCACCAGCCCGCACCTGAACGACTTTGAGGAACGGATCCGGGTGGACGGCGTGAACCTGAACCCGGCGCGCACCGCGGCGTTTATTGACTGGGCACGGGCGCATGCGGGGAACGCGGCGTTTTTCGACCTGAGTCTGGCCCTGGCCGCGCAGGTGTTCGCACAGGACGGGGTGCAGGTGGCGGTCATGGAGGCCGGGGTGGGCGGCGCGAGTGACGCCACGCACGCACTCCGGCGCGTCGCGGCGGTGGCTCTGACGAACGTGGCGCTGGATCACGTGGGCGTCCTGGGGGCCAGCGTGGCGCAGATCGCGCGGGATAAGGCAGGGGCCGCGCAGCCCGGCGTGCCCCTGCTGACCACCGCCACCGGTGAGGCCCGGACCGTGATCGCGGAGGTGGCCCGGGCCGTGGGCGCGCCGCTGCTCACGCCACAGACGCACCCCGCGCTGTTCAGGGTGCCGCGCGCGCCGCGGCTGGAGGGCCCACATCAGGAGCAGAACGCGGCGCTGGCCGCGGCGACCCTGCGGACGCTGGGGTTCGGGACGGGCGTGGAGGCGGCACTGAATGCCTCACACCCGGGCCGGCTGGAGCGGTTCGAGGCGCAGGGGCGCACGGTGCTGGTGGACGGCGCGCACAATCCGCACGCGGCGCTGGCGCTGGCGCTGGCCGTGCCGCGAGCGGACGTGCTGCTGTTCGGGAACCTGATGCGCAAGGACACCGCCGCGACCCTTATCCCGCTGCTGGCGGTGGCCTCCGCCCGGGTGTTCACGGCGCCCGGGGACCTCGCGACGCCGCCGGCGGAACTGGCCGCGCAGCACGGCGGTGAGGCGCACCCGGACCCGGAGGTGGCGCTGGCGCGCGCCCTGGCCCTCACGCCGCCCGGGGGGACGCTGCTGGTTGCGGGCAGTCTGTATCTGGCCGGGCAGGTACGCGCTCTGCTGCGGCGCTCTTGA